The Flavobacterium faecale genome has a segment encoding these proteins:
- a CDS encoding Crp/Fnr family transcriptional regulator, with the protein MKSIAPDLRNYETFSLYDFLKEKNNFEISSSVNEVFFEKQTYIYQPPFNGNYVYEIISGSVKLGGYSDKGEEYIYDVLSKGDFFGNFMYLNGQFAEFSKAIVDVELRLYELSFFKMEVKKYPVSAEWFFSYLTKRWYLTEKKLCKVNDSCVLGKLNFLEEVYQTNFMDARGKIYNVYNLLTQKDKGDLVGATRQTIASALKSKLL; encoded by the coding sequence ATGAAAAGTATAGCTCCAGATTTAAGAAATTACGAAACATTTTCTCTTTATGATTTTCTCAAAGAAAAAAATAATTTTGAAATAAGTTCTTCAGTAAATGAAGTTTTTTTTGAAAAGCAAACTTATATTTATCAACCTCCTTTTAATGGTAATTATGTTTATGAGATTATTAGTGGATCAGTGAAGTTAGGTGGTTATTCAGATAAAGGAGAAGAATATATTTATGATGTCCTGTCTAAAGGGGATTTTTTTGGAAACTTCATGTATTTAAATGGTCAATTTGCTGAGTTTTCAAAAGCTATAGTTGATGTAGAACTAAGATTATATGAATTGAGCTTTTTTAAAATGGAAGTAAAAAAATATCCAGTATCTGCGGAGTGGTTCTTTAGTTACTTAACTAAAAGATGGTATTTGACAGAGAAAAAATTATGCAAAGTTAATGATAGTTGTGTTCTAGGAAAATTAAACTTTTTGGAAGAGGTGTATCAAACAAACTTCATGGATGCCCGTGGTAAGATTTATAATGTTTACAATCTTTTAACTCAAAAAGATAAGGGTGACCTTGTTGGGGCCACCCGTCAAACTATTGCTTCAGCTTTAAAAAGTAAATTACTTTGA
- a CDS encoding alkaline phosphatase family protein produces MRTKKIIFLIGLLQLSILIIAQQKKDPKHVVLISVDGFRPEFYLEEKWPVPNLKMMVKQGVSARGVRGIFPSVTYPSHTTLITGAFPKDHGIYYNSPFEETGQTGRWYWENSLIKTKTLWTAVREANQTTASFLWPVTVGATIDFNIPEYWSLESNYGSIKPMRDNENPKGFLNEMEIEVLGKLNDRTFNGDYLNREDRIGEMAAYTLEKYKPNFMSIHLFAVDHFQHEQGREGEKVHTSIAAVDRAIGKILEASKRAGLEDSTTIIVTGDHGFVDIHSALNPNIWLVEEGLLEDKKERNNWKAIFHTSGASAFLMVKDKNDKKTIDAIYKKLNNLPANVKKLFKIVSRQQLDIIGADPNAVLALNPIPGISMSGNTSGNLITPKKGGMHGYYPDFQQIETGFVAFGSDVNKGIVIEKMGLEDIAPIVSSILNLNFTALEGVLYPGIIKESK; encoded by the coding sequence TACTTCAACTGTCTATATTAATTATAGCACAGCAAAAAAAAGATCCTAAACATGTAGTCTTAATTTCTGTAGATGGATTTAGACCTGAATTTTATTTAGAAGAAAAATGGCCTGTTCCTAATTTAAAAATGATGGTTAAACAAGGCGTATCTGCAAGAGGAGTTAGAGGCATATTTCCATCTGTTACATATCCTTCACACACAACTTTGATTACAGGAGCATTTCCTAAAGACCATGGTATTTATTACAATAGCCCTTTTGAAGAAACAGGACAAACAGGCCGCTGGTACTGGGAAAATAGTTTAATTAAGACTAAAACATTATGGACAGCAGTACGAGAAGCTAACCAAACAACTGCAAGTTTCTTGTGGCCCGTAACAGTTGGAGCGACTATAGATTTCAACATCCCCGAATATTGGAGCTTAGAAAGTAATTACGGAAGTATTAAACCAATGAGAGATAATGAAAATCCAAAAGGTTTTTTAAATGAAATGGAAATAGAAGTCCTTGGAAAATTAAACGATAGAACGTTCAATGGTGATTATTTAAATAGAGAAGATCGAATCGGTGAAATGGCCGCGTACACGCTCGAAAAATACAAACCCAATTTCATGTCTATCCATCTTTTTGCTGTTGATCACTTTCAACATGAACAAGGGAGAGAAGGGGAAAAAGTACATACATCAATTGCTGCTGTCGATAGAGCAATTGGTAAGATACTAGAAGCTTCTAAAAGGGCTGGACTAGAAGATAGTACAACTATCATTGTAACTGGTGATCATGGTTTTGTTGACATTCATTCAGCACTCAATCCAAATATTTGGTTAGTTGAAGAAGGTCTTTTAGAAGATAAAAAAGAAAGAAACAATTGGAAGGCTATTTTCCATACTTCTGGTGCATCAGCTTTTTTAATGGTTAAGGACAAGAATGACAAAAAAACAATTGATGCTATTTATAAGAAATTGAACAATCTACCTGCAAACGTGAAAAAACTATTCAAAATTGTTTCTAGACAACAACTTGATATTATAGGAGCTGATCCTAATGCCGTTTTAGCTTTAAATCCTATTCCAGGAATTTCAATGTCTGGAAACACTAGTGGCAACCTGATAACTCCTAAAAAGGGAGGTATGCATGGATATTATCCCGATTTTCAGCAAATTGAAACAGGTTTTGTAGCTTTTGGATCTGATGTAAATAAAGGAATAGTTATTGAAAAAATGGGATTAGAAGATATTGCCCCCATTGTAAGCAGTATATTAAACCTAAATTTTACAGCACTTGAAGGTGTTTTGTATCCTGGCATAATAAAAGAGTCAAAGTAA